One Cryptomeria japonica chromosome 9, Sugi_1.0, whole genome shotgun sequence genomic window carries:
- the LOC131032511 gene encoding cytochrome P450 71AU50 yields MAWLDSPVIELGFSIIFLWIIYRLVTKNKSKSNKRELGLPWPLVGNLHLLGSLPHKALAKLATKYGPIMFLRLGSVPTVVVSSPAMAREFLNTRDLIFANRPPTSAGKYMAYDSRDVAQAPYGEYWRQIRKLCTIELLSAKRTESYRWVREEEVSAMVRSVREETQHGMRFVNLRKHICSVLLNTVCRMFAGRSYSHHHLSGGQEFSQMVDEIMHLAGVIVPGDFIPSLAFLDWGGYCRRMQAINKVFDEFAEKLIDEHSKRRRTKKSEEPDIVDVMLDMAEIGSAEIQLSRVHIKAIIMDMLIAGVETSTTTIEWAMTELLRNPQAMSKAQQEIELKVGRDRIVRESDLVRLDYLRCVVKVTLRLHSPAPLLMAHESTQGCNVGGYHIPPKTRLFVNVWAIGRDERVWEDPLEFKPERFTGSSIDVNGHHFELLSFGAGRRGCPGIYMGLSSVYLVVAQLIHCFHWNVEGDLDREEMFGLTLPKKFPLSAFPSWRLSIDDPA; encoded by the exons ATGGCGTGGCTTGATTCCCCTGTAATAGAGTTGGGTTTTTCAATCATCTTCCTCTGGATTATATACAGACTTGTGACAAAAAATAAGAGCAAGAGCAACAAGCGAGAGTTGGGATTGCCATGGCCTCTCGTAGGCAATCTCCATCTTTTGGGAAGCCTTCCTCACAAAGCTCTAGCTAAGCTCGCAACCAAGTACGGGCCAATCATGTTCCTACGCCTGGGCTCGGTGCCCACGGTCGTGGTCTCATCTCCTGCCATGGCCAGAGAATTTCTTAACACCCGTGATTTGATCTTCGCCAACAGGCCACCTACATCGGCGGGCAAGTACATGGCCTACGACAGCAGAGACGTGGCGCAAGCCCCTTACGGAGAGTACTGGCGGCAGATCAGAAAGTTGTGCACAATCGAATTGCTATCGGCCAAGAGAACGGAGTCATACAGGTGGGTGAGGGAGGAAGAAGTGTCCGCCATGGTCAGATCTGTGCGGGAGGAGACCCAGCACGGCATGCGCTTCGTTAATCTGAGGAAGCACATCTGCTCCGTCTTACTCAACACAGTATGCAGAATGTTTGCAGGGAGAAGTTACTCCCACCATCATCTGAGCGGAGGGCAGGAGTTTTCACAGATGGTGGATGAGATTATGCATCTGGCGGGAGTAATTGTTCCGGGAGActttattccctctcttgcttttCTCGATTGGGGAGGCTACTGTCGCCGCATGCAGGCCATCAATAAAGTATTCGATGAGTTTGCTGAGAAGCTCATCGATGAGCACAGTAAGCGAAGAAGGACGAAAAAGTCCGAAGAACCGGACATTGTGGACGTGATGCTGGACATGGCTGAGATCGGAAGTGCCGAGATACAGCTCTCTCGGGTTCACATCAAAGCAATCATCATG GATATGTTAATTGCTGGAGTAGAGACATCTACCACAACTATAGAATGGGCAATGACTGAGCTGTTGAGAAACCCTCAAGCAATGTCAAAGGCACAACAAGAGATTGAATTAAAGGTTGGAAGAGATCGTATCGTAAGAGAGAGTGATCTGGTAAGATTAGACTACTTGCGATGTGTTGTGAAGGTAACACTTCGACTACATTCACCAGCGCCCTTGCTCATGGCACACGAGTCCACCCAGGGTTGCAATGTTGGAGGATACCACATTCCACCAAAAACAAGGTTATTTGTGAATGTTTGGGCAATCGGAAGGGATGAAAGAGTTTGGGAAGATCCTTTAGAATTCAAGCCCGAGAGATTTACCGGGTCAAGCATAGATGTGAATGGCCACCACTTCGAATTGCTGTCTTTCGGAGCAGGAAGGAGAGGATGCCCTGGGATTTACATGGGGCTTTCTTCTGTTTACTTGGTTGTGGCTCAGCTCATACATTGTTTTCATTGGAATGTGGAGGGCGATTTGGATAGGGAGGAAATGTTTGGATTGACTCTACCAAAGAAGTTTCCTCTCTCTGCTTTTCCCTCCTGGAGGCTCTCCATCGACGATCCAGCATAA